A window of Ficedula albicollis isolate OC2 chromosome 15, FicAlb1.5, whole genome shotgun sequence genomic DNA:
ctgggggagcaggggctgctccgggctgctcctgccctctgcagcctggggatgACAGCCAGACGTGCAGGGTGGCTGCACCACCCCAGACGCACCAACTGCAGCGTGGGCAGGACCTGCTGGGGGactgagcatccctgcctgAGCCCCTCACgccccctgagccctgcagctgctgagctgccttgtttttctgtttggggGAAGCACCAGCATTTCACTGAGAAGCAAGGCTTTACCATGGTCATTAcagttttggggggttttgccctggatcccattttccctgctgATCTCATGCTTTTACCTCATGAAGCTCTCCTCAGTAAATCACACTGCTCTACCAAGCTGCCTTTGCCAGAAAAAGGaactttctgcctttctttcacCTGCTCACAAGGCTGTGGCAAACCTCTGGTTCTTGATTCAGTGTATGTACTCATCAACACAATGCATTTCTTTTAGACTTTTTATCTGATAAATGCCACTGGACATTTCTTCCTCAACAAGTTTCCTATGGGGTGACTGGATTGTTAAAATAACCACACACAGACACTTTTCCTAAAAGTCTGAGATAAGCAAATACTTACTGGGCCTCAGCAGTAAAGGAAAATCCTGCAAAATTCAACtaacaaaaatacaaacctgAGTTCACTaagatttaaaattactgtgaagaataaatttgtttaatatttttgacATGTTGCCTTAATGACTCTTAGTATTATTATCATTTAACTAACATGCAGCCTTCTAAGACAAGAACACAAGTCTGTGGTAACTATTAATAACTATAttaattgttttgaaaataagtaTATCACTTCCCTTTAAGAGTAATAAGCTCCTGATTCCTTAAGTAGCAACTTCAGTATTACACTGTTAAGACTCTTAGGAGTTATGGGACAGCAAGAAGCACGatttctgaattaattaattcttaaGATGTCCTCAAAGCCAATCATTCCATTCTGCTGCATTTACAGTGTACTAGTCCTGATGTAAATAATTAGCACCATTATGTACTTGAGGAATTTCATTTGCTTACCAGTAACCCCCCAGTAATTCCTGAGTAACTGCaagcatgaaataaaatctgaacaCTTGCTTTAGGGTTTAGCAAGAATCTATCTGTGACACGCCAAGCATTATTTgtcatttccacagaaaaaggAGCAGTTCTGCAATGAAGGGCCTGAGCTGACACGGGAACGAGCTcagagtggcagcaggagctcagccacTGCTGAAATCCATCTCCActtcttctctcttccaggATCCTGCTAGCAGGCTGCAAGGATTCATCAGTGGTGAAAGCAAACAGTATCCTGTGCCCACAAAGATAGAGAATATCTCATTTCATCATCACAAAGATGGTGAGATGTTCATTGCTCCAGtgactgctgcagcagagcctgggaccATTCCCTGAACAAACCTgccctgctgaaggcagcacggaccctcctgccagaggggAATTCGTGTGAGGCGCAGGCGGTCCTGGCGAGGAGACAAGCCAAACACACACCTGGAGCCTTCCACAGCAACCTGCAATAGGCAGTTTTTCTAAAACTCTCTGTTTCTCAGCATCTGGTGCCACTGATTTAGGCAGATGCACAGGCATCCATTCAGCAGTTTCACAGGTGGGTTTGTTTAGTGCAGTGTCCTCTGACAGGATTAACTTCCAGGGCACCTCAAAGCCCTGAGTCAAACAGAGGCACACTGGcacaaaagagcaaaaaagaTATTGTCTCTTCCTCGAAAGATAAATTTTCTATCAAAAGCTGCTTTGTCCATGTGCACTTTAGACATGAAGATTACTGATAATGCCTGCAAGATCATTTCTGTCACTCAAGTTCCTTGCCACTGCTGGGAACGCTTAAAAACAGTACAAAAAGGCAAGGATTTATCTGTCTCACTGCACAGATAAGCTGAGAAACCAGACCACTACTAAAGAAGCTTTTGTTGGAAAATTCCCAGCCACACCGTGAGTGTCACAAGGATCCCCACTCTCCATTAGGGCTGGTTCTTTCTGTGATAAGATCCctgaaaaaagccttttctggaACAGCCTGGGTGACACAGTGAGGGTCTGTCCCTGCCTCACCAGCTGATCCAGCACCTGGAAAACGGCAGGGACGACTTCAGCTCGGCACAAAAACTTGTTGGAAGCGCATTTACAACTCGAGCTCCTTGGGGTGACTGCCCTGCAGCCGCATTCAGATCCTGCCTTGGCACTTGCCGGCGTCCCCCGAGCGTTCCCACGAACGGTGACACCCTCAGCGGCGCTGGAGAGGGGGAGAGCTCCCCGGAGGGCGGAGGCTGAGCGTGCTCCGGCGGGGCGAGGTGAGGCAGCGACCTTTCATCTTGAACATGCCAGTGCTGGAGGGCTGCTAGCCCAGGATCCTTGCGGTGATCGCTGCTTTGCAAACGCCCCTGCTCCACATCCCCAGCTTTTTACATCACTGAGGCCCACTCCCgtttcctcagctgcagaggcTCACAGAAATGCACACCTTCCAAATCCACTTATTTCATGCCACCTTGCAATTTCTTTCGAGTCAATTACTGTTCTCTCTGTTTATACTTGCAGGCATTATATTCAAAGTGTGCTTTTATCACACGATCCGGGAAACAAGTTTATTAACTGCAAAGCACATGGGAGAAAGTTTAGAACACACAAAATTATCAAACTaaagaacatattttatttttaataaaatagtggagcatgaaaaataattgtatatTACAAATATATACAGCACAGAACTGTGCACCCCCAGCACAGTAAAGAGCATCACTCTATACAAAGCTTCCCTTTGCAGAATCTAGTGCTTCTTGATCTATTCATAGTGAGAATTTGTTTAACAATAGAAAGAGTCAATAAGCCCTTTGGGTTTCTTTGAATTGatccccccctttttttttgcacaaatCAGTCCAAACGTGTATAACATTGGCTTGATTTCCattaaaaagccacaaaatgTAACACTAAAGGGTTTCTGAGGACTAGACCTCTTAGTTCTTTTGTTAAGAGATTTCTTTTGTTGTCTTTATGTACAGCAAAAtacttgtttctcttttcatgtcatggtaagggaaaaaaaaaatgtattgcacATTATTCTTATTCACAAAGTTTGTGTCTGGTGCAGGAAGTTTCTCTTTTGGTGAAAGAATATTGGTGAGCATTATAGATTGAGGGTATTTTTAGGCCCTCCAAACCCAGAGGAGCTGTAAAGGGTTTCAGAGTTAGCACGGGGCTGTTTTCCCGGAGAGCATCCTCGCTCAGGATGGGCCTCCTCGGGAGCCCCGTGTCCTGCAGAGACAATGCTCCCTCGGGCATTTCGAAATCCAAACCTTTGCTCCAAAACACTTGTCTACACCTCGTCACTCAGAGAGCTGAAGGGAATCCAGCCCAGCTACACGAAAAAGTTAAATAAGCGTTGGTtgctgtgtttggttttggttttatgttgttgttttctttaaactgaGGGATGGATGTAATCCTTAACTACAAATTAGTAACAGAGCAGACTGGTTTAATTCACAatatttctttcactgaaaatttttcCATGAGTACGTTTACCTTCAGTTTTTCACCAGGTCCTGAATTCAGcatgatacattttttttttttgtgcctggAGATATTAAACTGttctgacaaaaagaaaaaaaaaaagcaccattcattttttaatttctgattgCAACTGTGGACATTTGTAAGTCTGTGAGGTGGGACACAGTCTTTTCTAAAACCTGGTCACACACAAGTGGGCGGCTGTAATGTCGATTCATATTTTGCAAGGTGAGTTTTCTGTGGatgttgaggttttttgtaGATTCCACTACTCGTAATAACACTTGCAGgttttctcctgcttctcttcTTTAATCTCCGACTGCAAACATTCTGCCAGGATTGAAGAGTCTTGGAAGTCCAGATCCACATGCCACTAGTAATGCCCACAACTAACAACATAAAAATTTTGACCATAAAAATTTCTACTGCTGGGATAGAGTTATTCATCGTGCAGTCTAAATTTTTAGTCTGATTGTTCATCTTGCATTTCTGTTGAGTTGCCACAATTTTCCAGTAATCCATGTTCAGTCTCTCATAAAAATAGCAAGCTATCACACAAGTCGCAGGCACTGTATACAAGACTGAGAAGACACCAATCCTGACCATAAGTTTCTCCAACTTGTCGGTGTTTTCCCCACCCGTTTTCATCACCCTCCTGATATGAAAAAGAGCCACAAACCCAGAAAGAATAAACGAAGTGCCAATGATTAGGTAACAAGCCAGAGGAACGAGCACGAAGCCCGTCAAGGCGTTCACATCCATGCTGCCCACGTAGCACAGCCCCGTCAGCTCGTCCCCAGCCACCCTCCTCATCACCAGGATCATGATGGTCTTCACGGCGGGGATGGCCCAGGCTGCCAGGTGGAAATAGCTGCTGTTGGCCTCGATGGCCTCGTGCCCCCACTTCTTCCCGGCCGCCAGGAACCACGTCAGGGTCAGGATCACCCACCACAAGGAGCTGGCCATGCCAAAGTAATAGAGAACCAGGAAGACGATGGTGCAGCCCgtgctctccagcccctcctggatGACATAGAGCTGGCCGCTGTCCCTGTCGCAGGCGATGCTCTCGGCGCCCGAGAAGAGGCGGATGATGTACCCCACCGAGTAGACGCAGTAGCACATGGAGAGGAAGATGATGGGCCGCTCGGGGTACTTGAAACGCTGCGGGTCTATGAGGAAGGTGAGCACGGTGAACGCGCTGGAGAAGAAGCACAGGATGGACCAGATGGCAATCCAGATGACAGCGAACTGCTTGTCATCCCCGCTCCAGTAAACATCGACCCCCGGCGTGCAGAGCGGCGCGCAGGACGCGCTCTTCTCCACGCGGTGGAACTTGCCGGGGTTCTCGCAGGACGCTCTGCTCGGGCcgtccttgtgctgctgcaggtcgTGGCCGCCGCTGGGCCGCTGGGGACGGAACATGGGCGGCAGCATGCTGGAGCCCCTGGGCGGCTCGTCCGAGCCGTTGTTGGGCGCCTCCATGCACAGGTAATTGGGGTCGTTCTTGTTGGGCAGCTTGCTGCAGTCCAAGGAGTCCGGCCACTTGAAATTGAACTGCTCCATGATCGGCGAGCACTTCAGCCTCGCCTGCTCGCACATCACCCTGCAGGCCGGGATCGGGGTAGAAACCTGCTCCGTGCACATCGGGGCGTAGAGGGAGCACAGGAAAAACTTCAGGTGGCTGTGGCACCCGTACTCCACCAAGGGGGCAAACTCGTGCAGCTGAATGGCAGCTTCCCTCTGGTTCTCGTGCCCCATCAGGTTCGGCATCCTGGTCATGTTGTAGCCGATGTCCTTGCACATGGGGATCTCGATGGGCTGGCAGCGGCCGTCGCCGGGCCGCTCGATGTCCATGGAGCTGATGGCCGCGCAGCAGCCgctgagccagcagagcagcagcgccccccccccccccccccccccccccccccccccccccccccccccccccccccccccccccccccccccccccccccccccccccccccccccccccccccccccccccccccccccttccgatctAGCCCCTGGGCGGCTCGTCCGAGCCGTTGTTGGGCGCCTCCATGCACAGGTAATTGGGGTCGTTCTTGTTGGGCAGCTTGCTGCAGTCCAAGGAGTCCGGCCACTTGAAATTGAACTGCTCCATGATCGGCGAGCACTTCAGCCTCGCCTGCTCGCACATCACCCTGCAGGCCGGGATCGGGGTAGAAACCTGCTCCGTGCACATCGGGGCGTAGAGGGAGCACAGGAAAAACTTCAGGTGGCTGTGGCACCCGTACTCCACCAAGGGGGCAAACTCGTGCAGCTGAATGGCAGCTTCCCTCTGGTTCTCGTGCCCCATCAGGTTCGGCATCCTGGTCATGTTGTAGCCGATGTCCTTGCACATGGGGATCTCGATGGGCTGGCAGCGGCCGTCGCCGGGCCGCTCGATGTCCATGGAGCTGATGGCCGCGCAGCAGCCgctgagccagcagagcagcagcgcccccccccccccccccccccccccccccccccccccccccccccccccccccccccccccccccccccccccccccccccccccccccccccccccccccccccccccccccccccccccccccccccccccccccccccccccccccccccccccccccccccccccccccccccccccccccccccccccccccccccccccccccccccccccccccccccccccccccccccccccccccccccccccccccccccccccccccccccccccccccccccccccccccccccccccccccccccccccccccccccccccccccccccccccccccccccccccccccccccccccccccccccccccccccccccccccccccccccccccccccccccccccccccccccccccccccccccccccccccccccccccccccccccccccccccccccccccccccccccccccccccccccccccccccccccccccccccccccccccccccccccccccccccccccccccccccccccccccccccccccccccccccgctgccggTGCCGGTTCGGGCCCGCGCCCGGCCGAGCCCGAAGCGCCCCCGCTCCGCCGCTGCGCCCCGCTCACCGCGGGCAGCCCCGAAACTTGGCGCTCCCCGCGCTTCCACTTTGGCGATCGTGCCGCCTCCCTGCGCTCCTGCCGCCGCTGCCCGGCCGAGCCTGGCCGGAGCCTGTGCGCTCACCGCGGCCCCGCGCACATGTCCCGGGCGGATCTCGCTGTcgcctcctctcctcctgcccctcgCAGCTCCTCACTTTCTCGCCGAGAGGTGGGGATCGGTTTATCCGAGCGCGGAgtagaggaggaggaggagggggaggaaataTCTAAGCCATTGGAGAGGGGGGCCTGGGGGATCGCCCCCTGCTCGCCGCCCTCTGCTCTGTGCCGAGCCGcgctgtgctgtgtgtttgctgtgcCGTTCCGAGCCGAGCTGTGCTGTGATGTGCCGAGCTGTGCTGTGCCGTTCCGAGCCGCGCTAAATATCTAAGCCATTGGAGAGGGGGGCCTGGGGGATCGCCCCCTGCTCGCCGCCCTCTGCTCTGTGCCGAGCCGcgctgtgctgtgtgtttgctgtgcCGTTCCGAGCCGAGCTGTGCTGTGATGTGCCGAGCTGTGCTGTGCCGTTCCGAGCCGCGCTGTGCCGCGCTGCGAGCTCTGCCCGTGCCGCTCCGCGCCCCCGCCTCGGCTCCTGCGGCAGCTGCGGCTCTGGGGGCCGGCTGGATCCCGCGGTCAAATaaagtaaaacacaaaaaaagctaaacccaagaagaagaaggaaaaaaaaaaaaacctgtgcagGATCCGCCTCGCATACGACATCCACTTTGCATGAGAAAGGTGAAGCTGACACGGTGATTACTTTCCAATCACTCGGAACGCCTCGAAACCTCCTTAAGGACCCCTACAGGTTCTCCTTGATCGGCACAGATTAGAGAAAGCCccatttgtttctctctttccttcctttctgctttccctcGCGTTGCCCTCTCTGGAAAGTTTACCAAGATCTTTTCAGTGGGAGGcgcccctgccctcccctgcccaggtAGGGAGCCGGGCAGAGCGAGCGCTCCTGTCTCCTCATCAGAGGGCTGAAGGTGGTGCCTCCTTGACTGCCTCTATTGGAGGGGGGGCGAAGCTTTAGCCGGGAGGATGTGGGGAGGAGGATGCATTTTATGGCGAGTGCTATAAACTCTTCGCTGCCAGGGTCATAAAATATGGTTCCTTTCAGCCTGGAGTCTCAGCTTTTTTCAAATGTCGCGCTTTGTCTCGAATTCCTAAATGAACAGGACAGGCAGGATTGCTGGTAAAGTACCTGATTATGGTTTTAATCACAGTATGGCATCACTCGAAAAGCAgctcttttccccccccccccccccccccccccccccccccccccccccccccccccccccccccccccccccccccccccccccccccccccccccccccccccccccccccccccccccccccccccccccccccccccccccccccccccccccccccccccccccccccccccccccccccccccccccccccccccccccccccccccccccccccccccccccccccccccccccccccccccccccccccccccccccccccccccccccccccccccccccccccccccccccccccccccccccccccccccccccccccccccccccccccccccccccccccccccccccccccccccccccccccccccccccccccccccccccccccccccccccccccccccccccccccccccccccccccccccccccccccccccccccccccccccccccccccccccccccccccccccccccccccccccccccccccccccccccccccccccccccccccccccccccccccccccccccccccccccccccccccccccccccccccccccccccccccccccccccccccccccccccccccccccccccccccccccccccccccccccccccccccccccccccccccccccccccccccccccccccccccccccccccccccccccccccccccccccccccccccccccccccccccccccccccccccccccccccccccccccccccccccccccccccccccccccccccccccccccccccccccccccccccccccccccccccccccccccccccctttttttttttttttttttttttttttttttttttttctttcccttaaataaaaaatgctaaGAGGACGAGAGACATACCCTTGGGGAAGTTACTTCATCCACTACAGAAAAGATGCTCACAGATTTTTGGAGACGGGAATCGCTCTAAACGGAGTTGTGTTCACTTTTAAAGTTAAgctttgggatttattttgcttattggtctctcagagctggagaaggagggCGTGAAATCCCCAGCCAAGCTACAGCTCGCAGTTTTTCAGACGGAAAAGGAGCGCAGTGAGCAGAAGTCAAAGATTAGCTCTGCTCAGATCCCCCGCCCCCCTTTGAGCTCAGTTTTAGCGAACATAttaatgaagaaggaaaatctcTCTTTCATTTCATTCACGCTCACCCACACAAACCGGGCTCCTCTCCATTAGCGCCTGTTTCTTATCGAAAGGAGCACGGATTCTCCTGGAAACTCCCAAATCCCGCAGGGTCAGAGTTAAtaccccagcagctccagaaaggAAACTGTTGGCTTCCTCAGCTGTGATAAGGGTGAAATGGATCCCGGCAAGGACAACAAACCAGGGCTGATGTTTGTCTCTGAAAGCCCTGAAGACGTGGCCAGCTCTTGCCAAGGAGTAAAAGCCATCCTAAAAATGTGCCTTGAAAAGCCAGGTCCTTTCTGTGGCTTTTCGGTGCATCCAGG
This region includes:
- the FZD10 gene encoding frizzled-10, with the translated sequence MDIERPGDGRCQPIEIPMCKDIGYNMTRMPNLMGHENQREAAIQLHEFAPLVEYGCHSHLKFFLCSLYAPMCTEQVSTPIPACRVMCEQARLKCSPIMEQFNFKWPDSLDCSKLPNKNDPNYLCMEAPNNGSDEPPRGSSMLPPMFRPQRPSGGHDLQQHKDGPSRASCENPGKFHRVEKSASCAPLCTPGVDVYWSGDDKQFAVIWIAIWSILCFFSSAFTVLTFLIDPQRFKYPERPIIFLSMCYCVYSVGYIIRLFSGAESIACDRDSGQLYVIQEGLESTGCTIVFLVLYYFGMASSLWWVILTLTWFLAAGKKWGHEAIEANSSYFHLAAWAIPAVKTIMILVMRRVAGDELTGLCYVGSMDVNALTGFVLVPLACYLIIGTSFILSGFVALFHIRRVMKTGGENTDKLEKLMVRIGVFSVLYTVPATCVIACYFYERLNMDYWKIVATQQKCKMNNQTKNLDCTMNNSIPAVEIFMVKIFMLLVVGITSGMWIWTSKTLQSWQNVCSRRLKKRSRRKPASVITSSGIYKKPQHPQKTHLAKYESTLQPPTCV
- the LOC107603978 gene encoding frizzled-10-like, with amino-acid sequence MDIERPGDGRCQPIEIPMCKDIGYNMTRMPNLMGHENQREAAIQLHEFAPLVEYGCHSHLKFFLCSLYAPMCTEQVSTPIPACRVMCEQARLKCSPIMEQFNFKWPDSLDCSKLPNKNDPNYLCMEAPNNGSDEPPRG